A part of Amycolatopsis lurida genomic DNA contains:
- a CDS encoding RNA polymerase sigma factor — MKGTEPDEEQLVRRTAKGDRAAFEELYRRTSPWLAVRLRRRCADDQIVAEVMQETYLAVWRAAGAFAGSAVGGSAVGWLWTIAARRLVDAFRRRARHAQPLPVAETTVAPAAEEEALAGAVGDHVGDALRRLAPELRQVLQAMVLDGLTVRETAVLLGLPEGTVKTRARRARIAMREALS; from the coding sequence GTGAAAGGAACGGAACCGGACGAAGAGCAGCTCGTCCGCCGCACGGCCAAAGGTGACCGCGCGGCGTTCGAGGAGCTCTACCGCCGCACGTCGCCGTGGCTGGCCGTCCGCCTGCGCCGTCGCTGCGCCGATGACCAGATCGTCGCCGAGGTGATGCAGGAGACCTACCTCGCGGTCTGGCGTGCGGCGGGCGCGTTCGCCGGTTCCGCCGTCGGCGGGAGCGCCGTGGGCTGGCTGTGGACGATCGCCGCGCGGCGGCTGGTCGACGCCTTCCGCCGCCGGGCGCGGCACGCGCAGCCGTTGCCGGTCGCGGAAACCACCGTCGCGCCCGCCGCCGAGGAGGAGGCGCTGGCCGGTGCGGTCGGTGACCACGTCGGCGACGCGCTGCGACGCCTCGCTCCCGAACTCCGTCAGGTCCTGCAGGCGATGGTGCTCGACGGGCTGACCGTCCGTGAGACCGCGGTCCTGCTCGGCCTGCCGGAAGGAACCGTCAAAACCCGCGCCAGGCGGGCTCGGATCGCGATGCGGGAGGCGCTGTCGTGA
- a CDS encoding murein transglycosylase, which yields MAETAQSTEAPEHAARPLPPYVPRLAFAGGLVLTGVVLIMTVGMNRPGGEEPPPPAQPQPALAVPDQKPQPGVATPRAGLAAPPDRPTVSDAAELETWAKRVAAKTRLSFADLSAYGRAEMWLRRQKPGCHLSWATLAGISHVETAQGRPGPITLPADVWAKHSARARSDGKHPDPKDLDDAAFATARYLCAAGDDVATPDGWWKSMRVFNPSVPYVQEVFSAADTYADASVAP from the coding sequence GTGGCCGAAACCGCCCAGAGCACCGAAGCCCCGGAGCATGCTGCCCGCCCTCTGCCGCCGTACGTGCCCAGGCTCGCTTTCGCGGGCGGACTCGTGCTCACGGGCGTGGTGCTGATCATGACCGTCGGGATGAACCGGCCGGGAGGCGAGGAGCCCCCTCCGCCGGCTCAGCCCCAGCCCGCGCTCGCGGTTCCCGACCAGAAGCCGCAGCCGGGGGTGGCGACGCCGCGTGCGGGGCTCGCCGCGCCACCCGACCGGCCCACCGTTTCCGACGCGGCCGAATTGGAGACCTGGGCGAAACGGGTGGCGGCGAAGACGCGGCTCTCCTTCGCCGACCTGTCCGCCTACGGCCGGGCCGAGATGTGGCTCCGGCGGCAGAAGCCGGGTTGCCACCTCTCGTGGGCGACTCTCGCCGGGATCTCCCACGTCGAAACGGCGCAGGGCAGGCCCGGCCCGATCACGCTCCCGGCCGACGTCTGGGCCAAGCACTCCGCCCGGGCCAGGAGCGACGGGAAGCACCCGGATCCGAAGGACCTCGACGACGCCGCCTTCGCCACCGCCCGCTACCTGTGCGCCGCCGGTGACGACGTCGCCACCCCGGACGGCTGGTGGAAGTCGATGCGGGTGTTCAACCCGTCGGTGCCCTACGTCCAGGAGGTCTTCAGCGCGGCCGACACCTACGCGGACGCCAGCGTCGCGCCCTGA
- a CDS encoding LLM class flavin-dependent oxidoreductase, giving the protein MKFGLVVPTYRSTLDAGRTAPEMVAIAVEAERLGFDSVWVGDTLAKAPIDSLTLLGAFAARTERVTLGTAALLPALRDPLLSANTILSLDLLSQGRITLGVGAGFAGRSEPEFAFTRVPWERRRARLDDIVALWRHVWSGNSGPFHGDVLHYDTLPEYPEPHRPGGPPVWLASFTPGALERVGRLYDGWLPYPPDVADYADGLAKIREAAVRPVTPALFATVLIEEDPVRARERLEDYARRNYGVPLDFVEKIQVYIAGSPAEVADRLREYQDAGAEHVLIRVATQEPAEFDEQLPKLAGVLPR; this is encoded by the coding sequence ATGAAATTCGGTCTTGTCGTCCCCACTTATCGGTCCACCCTCGACGCCGGGCGCACCGCACCGGAAATGGTCGCCATCGCGGTCGAAGCCGAACGCCTAGGTTTCGATTCGGTCTGGGTCGGTGACACGCTCGCGAAGGCGCCCATCGATTCGTTGACGTTGCTCGGCGCGTTCGCCGCCAGAACCGAGCGGGTCACCCTCGGCACCGCCGCGCTGCTTCCGGCGTTGCGGGATCCGCTGCTTTCCGCGAACACGATCCTTTCGCTCGACCTGCTCAGCCAGGGCCGGATCACGCTCGGCGTCGGCGCGGGGTTCGCCGGCCGCAGCGAACCCGAGTTCGCGTTCACCCGCGTTCCGTGGGAACGCCGTCGCGCCCGGCTCGACGACATCGTCGCGCTGTGGCGGCACGTCTGGAGCGGGAACAGCGGTCCGTTCCACGGCGACGTGCTGCATTACGACACGCTTCCGGAGTACCCGGAACCGCACCGTCCGGGTGGTCCGCCGGTATGGCTGGCCTCGTTCACCCCGGGCGCGCTCGAACGAGTGGGCCGGCTTTACGACGGCTGGCTGCCGTATCCGCCCGACGTCGCGGACTACGCCGACGGGCTCGCGAAGATCCGCGAAGCGGCCGTACGCCCAGTGACGCCCGCGTTGTTCGCGACAGTGCTCATCGAGGAGGACCCGGTCCGGGCCCGCGAGCGGCTGGAGGACTACGCGCGGCGGAATTACGGCGTTCCGCTGGACTTCGTCGAGAAGATCCAGGTGTACATCGCGGGCAGCCCGGCGGAGGTCGCCGACAGGCTGCGCGAATACCAGGACGCGGGTGCCGAACACGTGCTGATCAGGGTCGCGACCCAGGAACCGGCCGAGTTCGACGAACAGCTTCCGAAGCTCGCCGGCGTCCTGCCCCGGTAA
- a CDS encoding MazG family protein, which yields MTAAVVVIARGATLPAAALPVLRASAAVYAASDVDPEVVGVPALGDTQVRDLVLIAGSRRESKAAALIRSGARVIEAPVPPLVEAAEVMDRLRSPGGCPWDAVQTHESLRQYLVEETYELLDAIEEGDRVALREELGDVLLQVLFHARVAVEDADDPFGIDEVASELVAKLVGRHPHVFADAPRVETVSDQNLKWEELKQAEKSRQSIVDGVALGQPAVALAGKLGQRSGRAGIPLDLFPDGSEAAAQLFRVAATARRAGIDPEGELRAVAKRFAGDIRAAEQAARDAGLEPTTLEADGWRKFWPSS from the coding sequence GTGACCGCTGCCGTCGTCGTGATCGCCCGCGGGGCGACACTGCCCGCCGCGGCGCTCCCGGTCTTGCGGGCCAGCGCGGCCGTGTACGCGGCATCCGATGTCGATCCCGAGGTCGTCGGGGTGCCCGCGCTCGGTGACACGCAGGTGCGGGACCTCGTGCTCATCGCCGGTTCGCGAAGGGAATCGAAGGCCGCGGCGCTGATCAGGTCGGGCGCGCGCGTGATCGAAGCGCCCGTTCCGCCGCTGGTCGAGGCCGCCGAGGTGATGGACCGGCTCCGCTCGCCGGGTGGCTGCCCGTGGGACGCCGTCCAGACACACGAGTCGCTGCGTCAATATCTGGTCGAGGAGACCTACGAGCTGCTCGACGCGATCGAGGAGGGCGACCGCGTCGCCTTGCGCGAGGAACTCGGCGACGTCCTGCTCCAGGTGCTGTTCCACGCGCGCGTCGCGGTCGAGGACGCGGACGATCCGTTCGGGATCGACGAGGTCGCTTCGGAACTGGTCGCGAAACTCGTCGGACGTCATCCGCATGTCTTCGCCGACGCTCCCCGGGTCGAGACCGTCAGCGACCAGAACCTCAAATGGGAAGAACTGAAACAGGCCGAGAAGAGCCGCCAGTCCATTGTGGACGGTGTCGCGCTCGGTCAGCCCGCCGTGGCGCTCGCCGGGAAGCTCGGTCAGCGCAGCGGCCGGGCCGGGATCCCGCTCGACCTGTTCCCCGACGGTTCCGAAGCGGCCGCCCAGCTGTTCCGGGTGGCCGCGACCGCGCGCCGCGCGGGGATCGATCCCGAAGGCGAGCTCCGCGCCGTCGCGAAGCGGTTCGCCGGCGACATCCGGGCCGCCGAGCAGGCCGCACGTGACGCAGGTCTGGAGCCGACGACGCTCGAGGCCGACGGCTGGCGCAAGTTCTGGCCGAGTTCCTGA
- a CDS encoding zf-HC2 domain-containing protein has product MNKEHVSEQLLAGYVRGDDGLAGDEVWAVEAHLEACAECRGRLSALSLPTVSALVDDVWAGLGPKLAEAGPSPMRRRWTGRLHTWVTPVMLPWLVMIVLIPALGFLLDSLGFTGSRGYSFVQLFSPVLPVLGVAVSWAKGLDPAYELVTSTPRAGLYLLLRRTTAVLAVVLPIQGFSSWLGGGGFGLGLLPSLAFTTGTLALGGVIGVVRAAYVLTGVWMAVILAPAVASQGRATALEPRLLPVWGAIFALTAVVVVLRRSVFGLLTGSER; this is encoded by the coding sequence GTGAACAAGGAACACGTGTCCGAACAGCTCCTCGCCGGTTACGTCCGCGGGGACGACGGGTTGGCCGGTGACGAGGTCTGGGCGGTCGAAGCCCATCTCGAAGCGTGCGCGGAATGCCGGGGGAGGCTGTCCGCGCTCAGCCTTCCGACGGTGTCGGCGCTGGTGGACGACGTCTGGGCTGGGCTGGGGCCGAAGCTCGCCGAAGCGGGGCCGAGCCCGATGCGGAGGCGGTGGACCGGACGGTTGCACACCTGGGTGACGCCGGTGATGTTGCCGTGGCTGGTGATGATCGTCCTGATCCCGGCACTGGGCTTCCTGCTGGACTCGCTCGGGTTCACCGGGTCCAGGGGCTACTCGTTCGTCCAGCTCTTCTCACCGGTGCTGCCGGTGCTCGGCGTCGCGGTGTCGTGGGCGAAGGGGCTCGATCCCGCGTACGAACTCGTCACTTCCACGCCGAGGGCCGGGCTCTACCTGCTGCTGCGCCGGACGACGGCGGTCCTGGCCGTCGTGTTGCCGATACAAGGCTTTTCGAGCTGGCTCGGCGGCGGCGGATTCGGGCTCGGCCTCCTGCCGAGTCTCGCCTTCACCACCGGGACGCTCGCGCTCGGCGGCGTGATCGGGGTGGTGCGGGCGGCCTACGTCCTCACCGGGGTCTGGATGGCGGTGATCCTGGCGCCCGCGGTGGCTTCGCAAGGGCGCGCCACCGCGCTCGAACCCCGGCTGCTCCCGGTGTGGGGCGCGATCTTCGCGCTGACCGCGGTCGTGGTGGTGCTCCGGCGGAGCGTCTTCGGCCTGCTCACCGGATCCGAACGATGA
- a CDS encoding PPOX class F420-dependent oxidoreductase, translating to MFSEAELDYLATQGLGRLATAQPDGTLQVSPVGYAYNPETRTIDITGYELAKSKKFRNVAANGQAAFVVDDMPSQDPPRIRCLEIRGRAEALTGARTPDGHLDGAVIRIHPSRIISLGVDDPDHDPLDLVPHNRNV from the coding sequence ATGTTCAGTGAAGCGGAACTCGACTACCTCGCCACCCAAGGTCTCGGGCGGCTCGCGACGGCGCAGCCGGACGGCACGCTGCAGGTCAGCCCCGTCGGTTACGCCTACAACCCGGAGACCCGGACGATCGACATCACCGGCTACGAACTGGCGAAGAGCAAGAAGTTCCGGAACGTGGCCGCCAACGGGCAGGCCGCGTTCGTGGTGGACGACATGCCCTCGCAGGACCCGCCGAGGATCCGCTGCCTCGAGATCCGCGGCCGCGCCGAGGCGCTGACCGGCGCCCGGACCCCCGACGGCCATCTCGACGGCGCGGTGATCCGGATCCACCCGTCGCGGATCATCAGCCTCGGTGTCGACGACCCGGACCACGACCCGCTCGATCTCGTTCCGCACAACCGAAACGTCTGA
- a CDS encoding NAD(P)/FAD-dependent oxidoreductase, with amino-acid sequence MLGTMNNEYDVVIIGGGVAGLSAALVLGRARREVVVIDGGTPRNAPAAHAHGFLTRDGIPPKELLEIGRDEVRAYGVEIVEDVVHRLRHDKAVELASGRVIRGRRIVVTTGLSDELPEIPGVAERFGADVLHCPYCHGWEVRDQRFGVLATSEKSVHQALIVWQWSKDLTFFTHTQQLSAEDRAKLTGLGIRIVDGKVSELAVEDDRLTGVRLVDGEFVERDVVFVGPKFVPHDRLLAQIGCARTESGSIAVDAQGRTNVDGVWAAGNVVDPMAQLVVAAGDAYRMAAALNFDLVLEDQGATLASA; translated from the coding sequence ATGCTCGGCACCATGAACAACGAATACGACGTGGTGATCATCGGTGGTGGCGTCGCGGGTCTCAGCGCGGCTTTGGTGCTGGGCAGGGCACGGCGCGAAGTCGTCGTGATCGACGGCGGCACCCCGCGCAACGCGCCCGCCGCGCACGCGCACGGTTTCCTGACCAGGGACGGCATTCCCCCCAAAGAACTCCTGGAAATAGGCCGTGACGAAGTCCGCGCGTACGGCGTTGAGATCGTCGAGGACGTCGTCCACCGGCTACGCCACGACAAGGCGGTGGAACTGGCGAGCGGCCGGGTCATCCGCGGTCGCCGGATCGTGGTGACCACCGGGCTGTCCGACGAACTGCCGGAGATCCCCGGCGTCGCGGAGCGGTTCGGCGCCGACGTCCTGCACTGCCCGTACTGCCACGGCTGGGAGGTGCGCGATCAGCGTTTCGGGGTGCTCGCCACCTCGGAGAAATCGGTCCACCAGGCGCTGATCGTCTGGCAGTGGAGCAAGGACTTGACCTTCTTCACGCATACGCAGCAGCTCTCGGCCGAAGACCGGGCGAAGCTGACCGGGCTGGGCATCCGGATCGTCGACGGGAAGGTGTCCGAGCTCGCCGTCGAAGACGACCGGCTGACCGGCGTCCGGCTCGTCGACGGGGAATTCGTCGAACGCGATGTCGTGTTCGTCGGCCCGAAGTTCGTCCCGCACGACCGGCTTCTCGCCCAGATCGGCTGCGCGCGCACCGAAAGCGGCTCGATCGCGGTGGACGCGCAGGGCCGCACGAACGTGGACGGTGTCTGGGCGGCGGGGAACGTCGTCGATCCGATGGCGCAGCTGGTCGTCGCCGCGGGCGACGCCTACCGGATGGCGGCGGCGCTCAACTTCGATCTGGTGCTCGAGGATCAGGGCGCGACGCTGGCGTCCGCGTAG
- a CDS encoding ABC transporter ATP-binding protein, whose translation MRAVGAAEVAPTTYAWQIKAEGLKVRVGKRKFAVNGLDLELGTGVHGLLGPNGAGKTTLIRALATVLRPAEGGLALLGESVGGFTDQRSLRRRIGYLPQNFGFYKRFTVREFVEYIAWLKEMSKEDIPAAVQRSIERVGLADRADDRMKTLSGGMVRRVGIAQAIVNDPDILLLDEPTAGLDPAQRVRFRDLLQEIGRDACVVVSTHLVEDVATACTDVVLFENGKLVFQGTPDELAAAGSEEYVGDSPIERGYSALLGHEPGRGNW comes from the coding sequence ATGCGTGCTGTCGGGGCCGCGGAGGTCGCACCGACGACCTACGCGTGGCAGATCAAGGCGGAAGGACTGAAGGTCCGGGTCGGCAAACGCAAGTTCGCCGTGAACGGGCTCGACCTGGAACTCGGCACGGGGGTGCACGGTCTGCTCGGCCCGAACGGGGCCGGGAAGACCACGCTGATCCGGGCACTGGCGACGGTGCTCCGGCCGGCGGAGGGAGGGCTGGCGCTGCTCGGTGAATCCGTCGGGGGATTCACCGATCAGCGCAGCCTGCGCCGCCGTATCGGCTACCTGCCGCAGAACTTCGGTTTCTACAAGCGATTCACCGTCCGCGAGTTCGTCGAGTACATCGCCTGGCTCAAAGAGATGTCCAAAGAGGACATCCCGGCCGCGGTGCAGCGGTCGATCGAACGGGTCGGCCTCGCCGACCGGGCCGACGACCGGATGAAGACGCTGTCCGGCGGCATGGTGCGACGGGTCGGGATCGCGCAGGCGATCGTGAACGACCCGGACATCCTCCTGTTGGACGAGCCGACCGCCGGGCTCGACCCGGCACAGCGCGTCCGCTTCCGCGATCTCCTGCAGGAAATCGGCCGCGACGCCTGCGTCGTCGTCTCGACGCATCTCGTCGAAGACGTCGCGACCGCCTGCACCGACGTCGTCCTGTTCGAAAACGGGAAACTCGTCTTCCAGGGGACACCGGACGAACTGGCCGCGGCCGGGAGCGAGGAGTACGTCGGCGACAGCCCGATCGAGCGCGGTTACTCGGCGCTGCTCGGGCACGAGCCGGGGAGGGGGAACTGGTGA
- a CDS encoding helix-turn-helix transcriptional regulator: MVSGFGPALKGWRERRRLSQLELALRAGTTQRHVSFLEGGRSIPGRGLVLRVAESLELPLRERNGLLLAAGYAPGFPETKLDDPRVKPVLDGMRRLLDGHRPYPAIVVDRYGVLVARNDALDLLFEDVAPELLEEPVNTLRLALHPKGMAPRVLNLADWARHILERLTQEIAHAPDERLTALLTELEGYVPEPGPPGPDHLGFAVPMRLSTSAGELRLITAITTFATAADVTLSELKLETFLPADAETAAILAR, translated from the coding sequence ATGGTTTCCGGATTCGGCCCCGCGCTGAAGGGCTGGCGCGAGCGGCGGCGGCTGTCCCAGCTGGAACTGGCGCTCCGGGCCGGGACCACCCAACGACACGTCAGTTTCCTGGAAGGCGGCCGTTCGATCCCCGGCCGCGGCCTGGTGCTGCGCGTCGCCGAATCGCTCGAACTCCCGCTCCGGGAACGCAACGGCCTGCTGCTCGCCGCCGGGTACGCCCCCGGTTTCCCCGAAACGAAACTCGACGATCCCAGGGTGAAGCCGGTCCTCGACGGTATGCGGCGGTTGCTCGACGGGCACCGGCCGTACCCGGCCATCGTCGTCGACCGCTACGGCGTGCTCGTCGCCCGCAACGACGCGCTCGACCTGCTCTTCGAGGACGTCGCGCCCGAACTGCTGGAGGAACCGGTCAACACCCTGCGGCTCGCGCTGCATCCGAAGGGGATGGCGCCGCGGGTGCTGAACCTCGCGGACTGGGCGCGGCACATCCTGGAACGGCTGACGCAGGAGATCGCGCACGCGCCCGACGAGCGGCTCACCGCGCTGCTGACCGAACTCGAAGGTTACGTTCCGGAGCCCGGGCCGCCCGGCCCGGACCATCTCGGGTTCGCCGTGCCGATGCGCCTGTCCACTTCGGCGGGTGAGCTGCGGCTGATCACGGCCATCACGACGTTCGCGACCGCCGCCGACGTCACGCTGTCGGAACTGAAACTGGAGACTTTCCTTCCCGCCGACGCCGAGACGGCCGCGATCCTGGCGCGTTGA
- the mfd gene encoding transcription-repair coupling factor, whose product MSGLLHSILPDPALRGVVERASAPVLELQGAIATRQLVVGALAADEGAGRPVLAVTATGREADELTASLKSFLGEEAVADFPSWETLPHERLSPRADTVGRRLEVLHRLKTGADDLRVVVATVRSLIQPMAPGLGSLAPIDLVVGEEQSFEGLLERLVELAYTRVDMVEKRGEFAVRGGILDLFGPTAQHPVRVEFWGDEVSEIRAFAVSDQRSLPGEIRHVSAPPCRELLLTESVRAKAAELATTYEADAQLTEMLTKLSGGVPVEGMEALIPVLCEGELDLLTDAMPQGAHVLLADPEKIRARAADLVRTGQEFLEASWTTAAAGGQAPIDLGASAYRDLAGIAKHAQETKRPWWTLTQLASDDPDVYRVSIEAAPNYRGEVERATTDLRAHTAAGGTAVLVVAGHGTAARAVEQLSAGEVPAALAEGITGPLTPGVVTVTCGGLSDGFVSPERALVVLSESDLTGRGSGAGTSTKDFSTKMPSRRRNAVDPLALKTGDYVVHDQHGIGRFVEMVQRTVAGATREYLLLEYASSKRGHPGDRLFVPTDQLDEVSRYVGGELPTLNKLGGSDWKNTKAKAKKAVKEIAAELVQLYAARQSAPGHAFGQDTPWQGELEDAFPFTETNDQLAAIDEVKADMERGVPMDRVICGDVGYGKTEIAVRAAFKAVQDGKQVAVLVPTTLLAQQHLNTFTERMSSFPVKIRGLSRFTNKTESDAILEQLSSGDVDIVIGTHRLLQTGVRYKDLGLVIVDEEQRFGVEHKEHIKALRTHVDVLTMSATPIPRTLEMSLAGIREMSTILTPPEDRHPILTYVGAYDDKQVGAAIRRELLRDGQVFYVHNRVSSIEKAAKRIRELVPEARVVTAHGQMNEDKLEKIIQGFWENEYDVLVCTTIVETGLDISNANTLLVERGDLLGLAQLHQLRGRVGRGRERGYAYFLYPPEAPLTETAHDRLATIAQNTELGAGMAVAMKDLEIRGAGNILGAEQSGHIAGVGFDLYVRLVGEAVDAFRRHAGAETAEEEELAEVRVDLPVDAHIPHDYVPGERLRLEAYRKIAAAPDQAGLDAVREELVDRYGQPPAPVRRLLAVATFRHTCRAAGVTEVSAQGTSIRFAPLPLADSQMVRLKRLYPKALYKAVTNTVSVPKPTEGPAGGRMGAPALRDEELLDWCAKLLTNLMKSPAPVA is encoded by the coding sequence TTGTCCGGACTCCTTCATTCCATCCTTCCCGATCCGGCCCTGCGCGGGGTCGTCGAGCGGGCCAGTGCCCCGGTGCTCGAACTCCAGGGCGCGATCGCCACCCGCCAGCTGGTCGTGGGCGCCCTCGCCGCGGACGAGGGCGCCGGCCGTCCCGTGCTCGCGGTGACGGCCACCGGCCGCGAGGCCGACGAACTGACCGCTTCGCTGAAGTCGTTCCTCGGCGAAGAGGCCGTGGCCGACTTCCCGTCGTGGGAGACGCTGCCGCACGAGCGGCTGTCGCCCCGGGCGGACACCGTCGGCCGTCGGCTGGAGGTGCTCCATCGGCTCAAGACGGGCGCCGACGACCTGCGTGTCGTCGTCGCGACCGTCCGCAGCCTCATCCAGCCGATGGCGCCCGGGCTCGGTTCGCTCGCGCCGATCGACCTGGTGGTCGGCGAGGAACAGAGTTTCGAAGGCCTGCTGGAGCGGCTGGTCGAGCTCGCGTACACGCGGGTGGACATGGTCGAGAAACGCGGCGAGTTCGCCGTGCGCGGCGGCATCCTCGACCTGTTCGGGCCGACGGCGCAGCATCCGGTGCGGGTCGAGTTCTGGGGCGACGAGGTCAGCGAGATCCGCGCGTTCGCCGTGTCGGACCAGCGGTCGCTGCCGGGGGAGATCCGGCACGTCAGCGCGCCGCCGTGCCGTGAGCTGCTGCTCACCGAGTCTGTGCGCGCGAAGGCCGCCGAGCTGGCGACGACGTACGAGGCGGACGCCCAGCTCACCGAGATGCTCACCAAACTTTCCGGCGGGGTACCCGTCGAGGGCATGGAGGCGCTCATCCCCGTCCTGTGCGAGGGCGAGCTCGACCTGCTGACCGACGCGATGCCCCAGGGCGCGCACGTGCTGCTGGCCGATCCGGAGAAGATCCGCGCCCGCGCGGCCGACCTGGTCCGCACCGGGCAGGAGTTCCTCGAAGCGTCCTGGACCACGGCCGCCGCGGGCGGTCAGGCTCCGATCGACCTCGGCGCTTCCGCGTACCGGGACCTAGCGGGGATCGCGAAGCACGCTCAGGAGACGAAGCGCCCTTGGTGGACGCTCACGCAGCTGGCCAGCGACGATCCCGACGTCTACCGCGTCTCGATCGAAGCCGCGCCGAACTATCGCGGCGAGGTCGAGCGCGCGACGACGGACCTGCGCGCGCATACGGCCGCGGGCGGGACGGCCGTCCTCGTCGTCGCCGGGCACGGCACCGCGGCCCGCGCCGTCGAGCAGCTGTCGGCGGGGGAAGTGCCCGCCGCGCTCGCCGAAGGCATCACCGGTCCGCTGACGCCCGGCGTCGTGACGGTGACATGCGGGGGTCTTTCGGACGGTTTCGTGTCGCCGGAGCGAGCCCTCGTGGTGCTGTCCGAATCGGACCTCACCGGCCGGGGCTCCGGCGCGGGGACGTCCACAAAGGACTTCAGCACCAAAATGCCGTCGCGGCGCCGCAACGCCGTCGATCCGCTCGCCCTCAAGACGGGTGATTACGTCGTGCACGACCAGCACGGCATCGGCCGGTTCGTCGAGATGGTGCAGCGCACCGTGGCCGGCGCGACCCGGGAGTACCTGCTGCTGGAGTACGCCTCCTCCAAACGCGGGCATCCGGGGGACCGGCTGTTCGTCCCGACCGACCAGCTCGACGAGGTCTCCCGCTACGTCGGCGGCGAGCTGCCGACGCTGAACAAGCTCGGCGGGTCGGACTGGAAGAACACCAAGGCCAAGGCGAAGAAGGCGGTCAAGGAGATCGCCGCCGAACTCGTGCAGCTCTACGCCGCGCGGCAGTCCGCGCCGGGGCACGCGTTCGGGCAGGACACCCCGTGGCAGGGCGAACTCGAGGACGCCTTCCCGTTCACCGAGACCAACGACCAGCTCGCCGCGATCGACGAGGTCAAGGCGGACATGGAACGCGGCGTCCCGATGGACCGCGTCATCTGCGGCGACGTCGGCTACGGCAAGACCGAGATCGCGGTGCGCGCGGCGTTCAAGGCCGTGCAGGACGGCAAGCAGGTCGCGGTGCTGGTGCCCACGACGCTGCTCGCGCAGCAGCACCTGAACACCTTCACCGAACGGATGAGTTCGTTCCCGGTGAAGATCAGGGGCCTCTCGCGGTTCACGAACAAGACCGAGTCCGACGCGATCCTCGAACAGCTGTCCTCGGGTGACGTCGACATCGTGATCGGCACGCACCGCCTGCTGCAGACCGGGGTCCGGTACAAGGACCTCGGCCTGGTGATCGTCGACGAGGAACAGCGCTTCGGCGTCGAGCACAAGGAGCACATCAAGGCGCTGCGGACGCACGTCGACGTGCTGACCATGTCGGCGACGCCGATCCCGCGGACGCTGGAGATGTCGCTCGCCGGGATCCGCGAGATGTCCACGATCCTGACCCCGCCCGAAGACAGGCACCCGATCCTGACCTACGTCGGCGCGTACGACGACAAACAGGTCGGCGCCGCGATCCGGCGCGAACTGCTGCGCGACGGCCAGGTTTTCTACGTGCACAACAGGGTCTCCTCGATCGAGAAGGCCGCGAAGCGTATTCGCGAGCTGGTGCCCGAGGCGCGTGTCGTCACCGCGCACGGGCAGATGAACGAGGACAAACTCGAGAAGATCATCCAGGGTTTCTGGGAGAACGAGTACGACGTGCTCGTCTGCACCACGATCGTCGAGACCGGGCTGGACATCTCGAACGCCAACACGCTGCTGGTGGAACGCGGCGACCTGCTCGGTCTCGCGCAGCTGCACCAGTTGCGCGGCCGGGTCGGGCGCGGGCGTGAGCGGGGGTACGCGTACTTCCTGTATCCGCCGGAGGCCCCGCTCACCGAGACGGCGCACGACCGGCTGGCGACCATCGCGCAGAACACCGAACTGGGCGCGGGCATGGCCGTCGCGATGAAGGACCTCGAGATCCGCGGCGCGGGCAACATCCTCGGGGCGGAGCAGTCCGGGCATATCGCGGGCGTCGGTTTCGACCTGTACGTGCGGCTCGTCGGCGAAGCGGTCGACGCGTTCCGCCGTCACGCGGGTGCGGAGACCGCCGAAGAGGAGGAACTCGCCGAGGTCCGCGTGGATCTTCCGGTGGACGCGCACATCCCGCACGACTACGTGCCGGGCGAGCGGCTGCGGCTGGAGGCGTATCGCAAGATCGCGGCCGCGCCCGACCAGGCCGGGCTCGACGCCGTCCGCGAGGAACTGGTCGACCGCTACGGCCAGCCGCCCGCCCCGGTGCGGAGGCTGCTCGCGGTCGCCACGTTCCGGCACACCTGCCGCGCGGCCGGGGTCACCGAGGTCTCCGCCCAGGGCACCTCGATCCGGTTCGCGCCGCTGCCGCTGGCGGATTCGCAGATGGTGCGGCTGAAGCGCTTGTACCCCAAGGCTCTCTACAAGGCGGTCACGAACACGGTTTCCGTGCCGAAGCCGACCGAGGGCCCGGCGGGCGGGCGCATGGGCGCCCCGGCGCTGCGAGACGAGGAACTGCTGGACTGGTGCGCGAAGCTGCTGACGAATCTGATGAAGTCGCCGGCGCCCGTCGCGTGA